The following are encoded in a window of Manihot esculenta cultivar AM560-2 chromosome 8, M.esculenta_v8, whole genome shotgun sequence genomic DNA:
- the LOC110621119 gene encoding splicing factor U2af small subunit B, giving the protein MAEHLASIFGTEKDRVNCPFYFKIGACRHGDRCSRLHTKPSISPTLLLSNMYQRPDMQTPGVDSQAQSQSLDPRKIQDHFEDFYEDLFEELSKYGDIESLNICDNIADHMVGNVYVQFREEEHAANALNNLNGRFYAGRPIIVDFSPVTDFREATCRQYEENVCNRGGYCNFMHLKKISRELRRRLFGRSRRRRSRSRSHSPNKLRGYDERLHGNRSSGRRDDDRDHYHERGRRHRSRSPGRRGGRSRSPAGRRNRSPPARESSVERRAKIEQWNREREQAEFGNKDSQNPDNDRSSNGDAKIGGRYDDPQHQ; this is encoded by the exons ATGGCGGAGCACTTAGCTTCCATATTCGGAACGGAGAAGGATAGAGTCAACTGTCCTTTCTACTTCAAGATCGGAGCCTGCAGGCACGGCGATCGTTGCTCCAGGCTCCACACCAAGCCCAGCATCAGCCCTACCCTTCTCCTTTCCAACATGTACCAGCGCCCCGACATGCAAACTCCCGGTGTAGATTCTCAGGCGCAATCTCAGTCCCTTGACCCCCGCAAAATCCAAGACCACTTTGAAGATTTCTATGAGGACCTATTTGAGGAACTCAGCAAATATGGAGACATCGAGAGCTTAAATATCTGTGATAATATCGCTGACCACATG GTGGGTAACGTTTATGTTCAGTTCAGAGAAGAAGAACATGCGGCCAATGCGCTTAACAATCTAAATGGAAGGTTTTATGCAG GGCGCCCAATCATTGTTGATTTCTCTCCTGTTACGGATTTTCGTGAAGCTACATGTAGGCAGTACGAGGAAAATGTATGCAATCGAGGTGGCTACTGCAACTTCATGCATCTGAAGAAGATTAGCAG GGAGTTAAGGAGGCGCTTATTTGGGAGGAGTAGGCGAAGACGTAGCCGCAGTAGAAGCCATAGTCCTAACAAGCTCCGTGGTTATGATGAACGCTTGCATGGTAATCGCAGTTCGGGTAGACGAGATGATGATAGGGATCATTACCATGAGAGGGGCAGGAGGCATAGAAGCCGAAGTCCTGGACGCAGAGGAGGACGAAGCAGAAGCCCTGCAGGAAGGAGGAATAGAAGTCCTCCTGCTAGAGAGAGCAGTGTTGAAAGAAGGGCTAAGATTGAGCAGTGGAACAGGGAGAGAGAACAGGCAGAATTTGGTAATAAAGACAGCCAAAACCCTGACAATGACAGGAGCAGCAATGGTGATGCTAAGATTGGAGGTCGCTATGATGATCCTCAGCACCAGTAG